The following are encoded together in the Hydractinia symbiolongicarpus strain clone_291-10 chromosome 14, HSymV2.1, whole genome shotgun sequence genome:
- the LOC130626120 gene encoding uncharacterized protein LOC130626120 — MELLLLISILLPYVVIIACFYRYRRLINMAQDLSEIFDVVDTPAEAVDQPIDKRQALKDARKSKPHLLSKKYTEAFLDKSSPEVIDKIYNDFTEHDLHEKGEKTAKALSTYALGMYSKTISNLMPIDDVEALRNDLENDPIIRESMTELGILVYTAFGKFLAPLLVAAHTINHTKLYKQSSPDSGELVNDTSIPS, encoded by the coding sequence ATGGAGTTATTGTTACTGATATCGATACTCCTCCCATACGTAGTAATCATTGCTTGTTTCTATCGGTACAGACGTCTAATAAACATGGCTCAAGATTTATCGGAGATATTTGATGTAGTTGACACTCCAGCCGAGGCTGTTGATCAACCTATAGATAAACGCCAGGCTTTGAAGGATGCTCGCAAATCCAAGCCTCATTTACTATCGAAAAAATATACGGAGGCGTTCCTTGACAAATCTTCACCTGAGGTCATTGACAAAATTTATAATGATTTTACTGAACATGACCTCCATGAGAAAGGAGAGAAGACTGCAAAGGCATTGTCAACTTACGCCCTTGGTATGTATAGCAAAACCATAAGCAATCTTATGCCTATCGATGATGTGGAGGCCCTCCGTAATGATCTGGAAAACGATCCTATTATCCGCGAATCCATGACCGAGCTAGGAATCCTCGTTTATACAGCATTTGGTAAGTTCCTTGCACCTTTGCTTGTTGCTGCGCACACGATCAACCACACAAAATTGTATAAACAGAGTTCCCCCGATTCGGGGGAACTGGTAAATGATACAAGCATTCCATCATAA